The following are encoded together in the Longimicrobium sp. genome:
- the cax gene encoding calcium/proton exchanger: MATTTEKPGLFSAANVMNLLLVFVPIAMLMEWWLHSSASAIFIVSCLGIIPLAGQMGHATEEIAERVGEGVGGLLNATFGNAAELIIAIVALRAGLFDLVKASITGSIIGNVLLVFGLSALVGGLKYETQKFNRTAAGLGGTLLVLSAVGLVVPAIFHSLVGNTAAAAERNLSLEISIVLMATYVASLFFTLKTHRHLYMGDAGEGGIDGEHGKSPMGRAIGKLVLATIGVAVMAEFLVGAATETAEALGWSEVFVGVIVVAIIGNAAEHSTAIIMAAKNKMDAAINIAVGSSIQVALFVAPLLVFLSYFIAPQPMDLIFTPLEVLAVGLCVGIMALCSMDGESHWMEGVQLLAVYIILGIAFYFLPVNPETAAAAGAAAGGGH; the protein is encoded by the coding sequence CCGGCCTGTTCTCGGCCGCGAACGTGATGAACCTGCTGCTGGTGTTCGTGCCCATCGCCATGCTCATGGAGTGGTGGCTGCACTCGTCGGCGTCCGCCATCTTCATCGTCTCCTGCCTGGGCATCATCCCACTGGCGGGGCAGATGGGGCACGCCACCGAAGAGATCGCCGAGCGCGTGGGCGAGGGCGTGGGCGGGCTGCTGAACGCCACCTTCGGCAACGCGGCGGAGCTGATCATCGCCATCGTGGCGCTGCGGGCCGGGCTGTTCGACCTGGTGAAGGCGTCCATCACCGGCTCCATCATCGGCAACGTGCTGCTGGTGTTCGGGCTCAGCGCGCTGGTGGGCGGGCTGAAGTACGAGACGCAGAAGTTCAACCGCACCGCGGCGGGGCTGGGCGGAACGCTGCTGGTTCTGAGCGCCGTGGGGCTGGTGGTGCCGGCCATCTTCCACTCGCTGGTGGGCAATACGGCCGCGGCGGCGGAGCGCAACCTGAGCCTGGAAATTTCCATCGTGCTGATGGCGACGTACGTCGCCAGCCTCTTCTTTACCCTCAAGACGCACCGCCACCTGTACATGGGCGACGCGGGAGAGGGCGGAATCGACGGGGAGCACGGCAAGTCGCCGATGGGCCGCGCCATCGGCAAGCTGGTGCTGGCGACCATCGGGGTGGCGGTGATGGCCGAGTTCCTGGTGGGGGCGGCGACCGAGACGGCCGAGGCGCTGGGGTGGAGCGAGGTGTTCGTGGGCGTAATCGTGGTCGCCATCATCGGCAACGCAGCGGAGCACTCCACGGCCATCATCATGGCGGCGAAGAACAAGATGGATGCGGCCATCAATATCGCCGTGGGATCGTCCATCCAGGTGGCGCTGTTCGTGGCGCCGCTGCTGGTGTTCCTGAGCTACTTCATCGCCCCGCAGCCGATGGACCTGATCTTCACCCCGCTGGAGGTGCTGGCGGTCGGGCTGTGCGTAGGCATCATGGCGCTCTGCTCGATGGACGGCGAAAGCCACTGGATGGAGGGCGTTCAGCTGCTGGCCGTCTACATCATCCTGGGCATCGCGTTCTACTTCCTGCCCGTGAACCCGGAGACTGCGGCGGCGGCGGGTGCGGCGGCGGGGGGCGGACATTGA